The proteins below come from a single Holdemania massiliensis genomic window:
- the trkA gene encoding Trk system potassium transporter TrkA has protein sequence MNIIISGCGNVGYHLARTLMKEGHSVTVIDADAEVCQRVSRQLDVLCLQGSGMDLDVLNEAGAASAYLFIAVTRDEKANILSALMARHLGCRIALIRLQESTGLKSLSLLSQDLKLSLSLNPDELAARDIVRILEFPASVNVDSFSAGRIELMEFEIDDDSPLIGKNLIEVRQAYPGRYLFSLCVRRGVASIPRGNFIIQAQDHLTLSASRSQALGFFSRLKLQTTKIRRIMILGGGDLGLSVCQQLAGQSLQITLVEKDPARCALISQWFPDMDVCQGDITNHPFLQTLGFDAMDALIAVTGSDEVNAMLALYAKARKIRLVFCRQNTHSYLPILHQAKVRTVLPKDLATEQILGYVRSIDSRDDNPIVTLHALADNQIEALEFEIGPDAKRIIAARLMDLPLKKNILITAILRSAQILIPTGQDQLQTGDFIIVLAPSGQVRRLADLLEDSPRLL, from the coding sequence ATGAATATCATTATTTCCGGCTGCGGCAACGTCGGCTATCATCTGGCGCGTACCTTAATGAAAGAGGGTCACAGCGTCACCGTGATCGACGCTGATGCCGAAGTCTGCCAGCGGGTCAGCCGTCAGCTGGATGTGCTGTGCCTGCAGGGATCCGGCATGGATCTGGATGTTTTAAACGAAGCCGGAGCAGCCTCGGCTTATTTGTTTATTGCGGTCACCCGGGATGAGAAAGCCAACATTCTCAGCGCCTTAATGGCCCGGCATTTAGGCTGCCGCATCGCGCTGATTCGGCTCCAGGAATCAACCGGACTGAAATCTTTATCCCTGCTGAGTCAGGATCTGAAATTGTCGCTGTCACTCAATCCTGACGAACTGGCAGCCCGGGATATTGTCAGAATTCTGGAATTTCCGGCATCCGTCAATGTGGACAGTTTTTCCGCAGGCCGCATTGAACTGATGGAATTTGAAATTGATGACGATTCACCGTTGATCGGCAAAAATCTGATCGAGGTTCGCCAAGCCTATCCCGGCCGTTATTTGTTCAGCCTGTGCGTGCGCCGCGGCGTAGCTTCCATTCCCCGCGGTAATTTTATCATTCAGGCTCAGGATCATTTAACGCTGAGTGCCTCGCGCAGTCAGGCGTTGGGCTTTTTCAGTCGGCTGAAACTGCAGACAACTAAAATTCGCCGGATTATGATCCTAGGCGGAGGCGATCTGGGACTGTCAGTCTGTCAGCAGCTTGCCGGACAGAGTCTTCAGATCACGCTGGTGGAAAAGGATCCGGCACGCTGTGCCTTGATCAGCCAGTGGTTCCCGGACATGGATGTTTGTCAGGGCGATATTACCAATCATCCGTTTTTACAGACCCTAGGCTTTGACGCAATGGATGCTCTGATCGCTGTAACCGGCAGCGATGAAGTCAACGCCATGCTCGCTCTGTATGCAAAGGCACGGAAAATCCGCTTAGTGTTCTGCCGGCAGAACACCCATTCTTATCTGCCGATTCTGCATCAGGCCAAAGTCCGCACCGTGCTGCCAAAAGATTTAGCTACTGAACAGATTCTGGGTTATGTCCGTTCGATTGACAGTCGGGATGACAACCCAATTGTCACCCTGCACGCTCTGGCTGACAATCAAATCGAGGCTCTGGAATTTGAAATTGGCCCGGATGCCAAACGGATCATCGCCGCCCGGCTGATGGATCTGCCGTTAAAGAAAAACATCCTGATCACTGCGATTCTGAGATCTGCCCAGATCCTCATTCCCACGGGCCAGGATCAGCTTCAAACCGGTGATTTTATCATTGTTTTAGCGCCTTCCGGCCAGGTTCGCCGGCTAGCGGATCTGCTTGAGGATTCGCCGCGGCTGTTATGA
- a CDS encoding TrkH family potassium uptake protein: protein MNRKFAGWIAGGSLLGSAAAMVFPLLFALLQKERPGIFLIPILLCALPGFLLVRRCYGQRILSAREGLLSIALCWLILSLTGMLPLLLHGQISAIDAWFEIISGYTTTGATVLVDVEALPRSLLLWRALTQWIGGIGFVVFMVMAVPASQGSTMNLAEAEASPAAEKLFPRFRQNAALLCLVYCGLTVLEMIGLCLAGMPLWESVCHALATAGTGGFSTRNLGIAAFQSPAVDTLIAVFMLLFGANLKLIWLILIGKAAQAFKNEELRWYILIFLGSWLLVASSLILDGKALLDALGLAFFQTSSAVSTTGFANADFNGWPQLCRLLLPLLTMLGACVGSSGGGLKISRVILAVKTMKRELHRSRQPQLVKSVMLDRKPVPEVTIQRTLTFILIYLTVLIVGWVFLAAMGSDLETAGSAVLTCMNNSGTGLNAVGPLGSYAAFPAFSKFVLSLVMLAGRLEFYPLLLLCLPKTWSSMALKSRTENSSSI, encoded by the coding sequence ATGAACCGGAAATTTGCCGGCTGGATCGCCGGCGGATCGCTGTTGGGATCAGCTGCGGCGATGGTTTTTCCGCTGCTTTTCGCGCTTTTGCAGAAAGAACGTCCAGGTATCTTTTTAATCCCGATTCTGCTTTGTGCTTTGCCGGGGTTCCTGCTTGTCCGCCGTTGTTATGGCCAGCGGATCCTTTCCGCCCGGGAAGGGTTGCTGAGCATCGCTTTATGCTGGCTGATCCTGTCGCTGACCGGCATGCTTCCGCTGCTGCTTCACGGCCAGATTTCCGCCATCGACGCCTGGTTTGAAATCATTTCTGGATATACAACGACGGGAGCCACGGTTTTGGTTGATGTTGAAGCTCTGCCCCGTTCGCTTTTGTTATGGCGCGCGCTGACGCAGTGGATCGGCGGCATCGGGTTTGTCGTCTTTATGGTGATGGCCGTGCCCGCTTCTCAAGGCAGTACAATGAATTTAGCGGAGGCAGAAGCCAGTCCGGCTGCCGAGAAATTATTTCCGCGCTTTCGTCAGAATGCCGCCCTGCTGTGCCTGGTGTACTGCGGGCTTACCGTGCTGGAAATGATCGGTTTATGCTTAGCCGGCATGCCGCTGTGGGAAAGTGTCTGTCATGCTTTGGCCACGGCCGGTACCGGCGGCTTTTCAACCCGCAATCTGGGCATTGCCGCCTTCCAGTCTCCCGCCGTGGACACCCTCATCGCTGTTTTCATGTTGCTTTTCGGAGCTAATCTCAAGCTGATCTGGCTGATTTTGATCGGCAAAGCCGCGCAAGCTTTCAAAAATGAGGAACTGCGCTGGTATATCCTTATCTTTCTGGGATCCTGGCTGTTGGTTGCAAGCAGTCTGATCTTGGATGGAAAGGCTTTATTGGATGCGTTGGGTCTCGCCTTTTTCCAGACTTCCAGCGCGGTCAGTACGACCGGATTCGCCAATGCCGATTTTAACGGTTGGCCGCAGTTATGCCGGCTCTTGCTTCCGCTGCTGACGATGTTGGGAGCGTGCGTGGGATCCAGCGGAGGCGGATTAAAGATCAGCCGGGTCATCCTGGCTGTCAAAACGATGAAACGTGAACTGCACCGCAGCCGTCAGCCGCAGCTTGTCAAATCCGTGATGCTGGACAGAAAACCCGTTCCTGAGGTTACGATTCAGCGTACGTTAACGTTTATTTTGATTTATCTGACGGTGCTGATTGTCGGCTGGGTTTTCCTAGCGGCGATGGGCAGTGATCTGGAAACGGCCGGCAGCGCAGTTTTAACCTGTATGAACAATTCCGGCACCGGATTAAACGCGGTTGGCCCGCTGGGCAGTTATGCTGCTTTCCCAGCCTTTTCTAAATTTGTACTCAGCCTGGTCATGCTGGCAGGACGGCTGGAATTTTATCCACTGCTGCTGTTATGCCTGCCCAAAACATGGTCGTCAATGGCTTTAAAATCCCGCACTGAAAATTCCTCTTCAATCTGA
- a CDS encoding NYN domain-containing protein yields MKSIILGALAHVDAGKTTLSESLLYLSNQIRKRGRVDHQDTVLDYDSQERSRGITIFLKQAIFPWKETEFTLLDTPGHIDFSAEMERTLQVLDYAVVLISGIDGVQAHTHTIWKLLETYHVPAFVFVNKMDIAYTDAASVMAALQKQLDPRILDFTHAEEQMENIAMQRDDLLESYLENGTLSVEQIQSAVADRSLFPCYFGSALKDEGIEALLDGLDAYTQEKIYPEAFGARVFKVSRDRQGTRLTHVKITGGTLKAKQVLDNGEKVDQLRLYSGEQFTMVNEVSAGHVCCLKGPMKLGIHDGLGFEQPARSPILSACLSYSLIPPQGCDPFALYRQLKQLEEEDPQLHLQFHAPTQEIRIQMMGNVQIEILKQLISDRFHLDVELDEGKINYKETILEPVEGVGHYEPLRHYAEVHLLLEPLPPGSGIQITSDCPVDFLALPWQKMVLNCLDEMEVPGVLTGSPITDIKITLIAGKAHIKHTEGGDFRQATLRALRQGLRSVSCQLLEPIYQFRMELPSGQLSRAMFDLERMQAQSSITQTREETVILEGTSPVAKMRNYQAELTAYTHGLGRLTCTFDGYQPCADQEAVIEAIGYDCDGDLDFPADSIFCSHGAGFLVRYDEVSEHMHLEAQWHPQTPLSSDSGYHHNRYTVDDAELKRVMERTHKPKEKAAVHSPVRRKEMPEHVEILQQQPKTKCLLVDGYNMIHSWSELIPLAEADLSAAREQLIQRLSSFQRTRTGILIIVFDAYQVKDNPGSIQKLHNLYVVYTKTSQTADSYIEKATHQLADQFEVTVATSDGMEQLIILGQGAMRLSSRELEAQVNQLRHQHRLQEQRNLEPHRPLKELKTLLPDPDEDQ; encoded by the coding sequence ATGAAATCGATTATTCTTGGCGCTCTGGCGCACGTCGACGCCGGCAAGACCACTTTGTCGGAAAGTCTTCTTTATTTATCCAACCAAATTCGTAAGCGCGGCCGTGTGGATCATCAGGATACCGTTCTGGATTATGACAGTCAGGAACGCAGCCGAGGTATTACGATCTTTTTAAAGCAGGCCATTTTCCCCTGGAAAGAGACCGAATTCACACTCCTGGATACGCCCGGTCATATTGACTTCAGTGCGGAAATGGAGCGCACGCTGCAGGTGCTTGATTACGCTGTCGTTCTGATCAGCGGCATCGACGGTGTTCAGGCGCACACGCACACGATCTGGAAGCTCTTGGAAACGTATCATGTTCCAGCGTTTGTGTTTGTCAACAAGATGGATATCGCCTACACGGATGCTGCTTCAGTCATGGCAGCACTGCAGAAACAGCTGGATCCGCGGATCCTGGATTTTACGCATGCAGAAGAACAGATGGAAAACATCGCGATGCAGCGGGATGATCTGCTGGAAAGCTACCTGGAAAACGGAACGTTATCCGTCGAACAGATCCAGAGCGCCGTTGCCGACCGCTCCCTGTTTCCGTGTTATTTTGGTTCGGCGCTTAAAGACGAGGGCATTGAAGCCTTGTTGGATGGACTTGATGCCTACACACAGGAAAAAATTTATCCCGAAGCCTTTGGAGCCCGTGTCTTTAAGGTATCCCGTGACCGTCAGGGTACGCGGTTAACCCATGTCAAAATCACCGGCGGCACCCTCAAAGCCAAGCAGGTGCTGGACAACGGGGAAAAGGTTGATCAGCTGCGGCTGTATTCGGGTGAACAGTTTACCATGGTCAATGAAGTGTCAGCCGGTCATGTCTGTTGTCTGAAAGGTCCGATGAAGCTGGGAATTCATGATGGCCTGGGTTTTGAGCAGCCCGCCCGTTCCCCGATTCTTTCGGCCTGTCTGAGCTACAGTCTGATTCCGCCGCAGGGCTGCGATCCCTTTGCCCTGTACCGCCAGCTGAAACAGCTGGAGGAAGAGGATCCCCAGCTGCACCTGCAATTTCATGCCCCTACTCAGGAAATTCGCATTCAAATGATGGGTAATGTCCAGATTGAAATTCTAAAACAGCTGATCAGCGATCGCTTCCATCTGGATGTAGAGCTGGATGAAGGCAAGATCAACTATAAAGAAACGATTCTGGAGCCGGTGGAAGGCGTTGGTCATTATGAACCGCTGCGCCATTATGCGGAAGTTCATCTGTTGTTAGAACCGCTGCCGCCTGGCTCCGGGATTCAGATTACTTCGGATTGCCCGGTTGACTTCTTAGCTCTGCCATGGCAGAAAATGGTTCTCAACTGTCTTGATGAAATGGAAGTGCCGGGGGTTTTAACCGGATCGCCGATCACCGATATCAAAATCACCTTGATCGCCGGCAAAGCTCATATCAAACATACTGAAGGCGGCGATTTCCGACAGGCAACCCTGCGTGCTCTGCGTCAGGGACTGCGCTCCGTTTCCTGTCAGCTGCTGGAGCCCATCTATCAATTTCGAATGGAACTGCCTTCGGGACAGCTTAGCCGGGCGATGTTTGATTTGGAAAGAATGCAGGCCCAGTCGTCCATCACGCAAACGCGGGAAGAAACCGTTATTCTTGAAGGAACGTCTCCAGTTGCCAAAATGCGCAATTACCAGGCGGAACTGACCGCGTACACCCATGGCTTAGGCCGCTTAACCTGTACCTTTGATGGTTATCAGCCCTGCGCTGATCAGGAGGCTGTAATTGAAGCCATCGGTTATGACTGCGACGGCGATCTGGATTTTCCTGCCGATTCGATTTTCTGCAGCCATGGCGCCGGCTTCCTTGTTCGATATGATGAAGTCAGCGAACACATGCATCTGGAAGCCCAGTGGCATCCGCAGACCCCTCTCAGCAGCGATTCCGGTTATCATCATAACCGTTATACAGTGGATGACGCCGAACTGAAACGGGTCATGGAGCGAACGCACAAGCCGAAAGAAAAAGCTGCCGTTCACTCACCAGTCCGGCGCAAGGAAATGCCGGAGCATGTTGAAATTCTGCAGCAGCAGCCCAAGACAAAATGTCTGTTAGTGGACGGCTACAACATGATTCATTCCTGGAGTGAACTCATTCCCCTGGCTGAGGCAGATCTTTCGGCAGCCCGCGAACAGCTGATCCAGCGCTTATCCAGCTTCCAGAGAACTCGAACGGGAATCCTGATCATCGTCTTTGATGCCTATCAGGTTAAAGACAATCCCGGCTCCATTCAAAAGCTGCATAATCTTTATGTTGTCTATACGAAAACGTCTCAGACCGCGGATTCCTACATCGAAAAAGCAACGCATCAGCTTGCCGATCAATTTGAAGTGACTGTAGCGACGTCCGACGGTATGGAACAGCTGATCATTCTGGGGCAGGGCGCAATGCGGCTCAGTTCCCGTGAACTGGAAGCACAGGTCAATCAGCTGCGTCATCAACATCGCCTGCAGGAACAAAGAAATTTGGAGCCTCACCGTCCGTTAAAAGAACTAAAAACCCTGCTTCCCGATCCCGATGAGGATCAATAA
- a CDS encoding class I SAM-dependent methyltransferase: MIRQLSGFLEKPQLYASSTGEFWNDAHISKGMLAAHLNPQEDAATRKHEFLDRSVQWIAKIAPPAQYKSLLDLGCGPGLYAQRFHAAGYCVTGVDFSRRSIAYAKEQAMQQNSTIEYHYQNYLTIDYKNQFDVVTLIYCDYAALPIADRLLLLKKIYKALKQNGKFIVDVFTPKMRKNESRSWQCCEEGGFWCEKPHICLESVYQYDDEDATELRQCVVLTDEVINCYNIWDHFFSKEKLLSEIQTVGFSSFEFYGDVAGKSLSDNDETICGVFTK, translated from the coding sequence ATGATTCGACAATTAAGCGGTTTTCTTGAAAAGCCGCAATTATATGCTTCCAGTACTGGAGAGTTCTGGAATGACGCGCATATATCCAAAGGGATGCTGGCGGCACATCTTAATCCGCAGGAGGATGCGGCAACTCGAAAGCATGAATTTCTTGATCGATCGGTTCAATGGATTGCTAAAATTGCACCGCCAGCCCAATATAAGTCCTTATTGGATTTGGGTTGTGGTCCCGGCCTTTATGCACAGCGGTTTCATGCGGCCGGATATTGCGTTACGGGCGTAGATTTTTCCAGACGTTCGATTGCCTATGCAAAAGAACAGGCGATGCAGCAAAACAGTACTATTGAGTACCATTATCAAAATTATCTGACGATTGATTACAAAAATCAATTTGATGTCGTTACATTGATCTACTGCGATTATGCCGCGTTGCCGATAGCGGACAGACTTCTTTTATTAAAGAAGATTTATAAGGCGTTAAAACAAAACGGGAAGTTTATTGTTGATGTTTTTACACCAAAAATGAGAAAAAACGAAAGCCGTTCCTGGCAATGCTGCGAGGAAGGTGGTTTCTGGTGTGAAAAGCCGCATATTTGTTTGGAGTCTGTATACCAGTATGATGATGAGGATGCCACAGAGCTTCGTCAATGTGTTGTTTTGACCGATGAAGTGATAAATTGCTACAATATATGGGATCATTTCTTTTCCAAAGAAAAGCTGTTATCAGAAATTCAAACCGTAGGCTTCAGCAGTTTTGAATTCTATGGTGATGTAGCAGGAAAGTCCTTGTCGGACAATGACGAAACGATTTGTGGTGTTTTTACAAAGTAG
- a CDS encoding N-acyl-D-amino-acid deacylase family protein, whose translation MFDILIRGGLIVDGTGKPGRIGDVGIVGDRICAIGDLSQESAKQEILAEGKVITPGFIDPHSHSDLSVLFQPSMTNYLMQGVTTVVGGNCGHSYGPVGDELYRSAIIDPKVAFQAEPSYFTMTALLLPKEKAVKALKEQYGIEMDWHSFKEYLDKCDQQPLDGNIASLAGYSAIRGTVMGMDCCREATEEEIVKMEELTRQCLEDGAFGLSTGTDPQYVPGPFATFDETVRMLKIVKEYDGIFASHTRNTDSEGKPDRMGGYEDMLKQAMAAGVRANVSHVHTLGMGVDEKTNAEAARKTLAYFEEMEKQGCDLSYDVIPSPYSMDMTVPYFATFLRPFVLMSGSRQHLAENFKVPDFRKMIHTVVEAGLYPFLDHRNLMSSIYPILTISRHENAAHIGKNLYAYAEERKQNPLDLVMDLFAEDCDMGAEMAMPGAVESNDILCMHRLAMPCSDGFTGDKTMNFGLNEDIQMTPNPMNFSFIIRYLTRYQKQLPLEELIHRITQKPAERFGIEKRGVLETGAYADIVILDREQLHSYDRDTDVFQYPEGIDYVLVNGVVTIDHKHHTQAAAGRMLRKNRQ comes from the coding sequence ATGTTTGATATTCTTATTCGCGGCGGATTGATCGTCGATGGAACAGGAAAGCCAGGCAGAATTGGTGATGTGGGGATAGTTGGGGATCGGATCTGTGCGATTGGAGATCTGAGCCAGGAGTCCGCAAAGCAGGAAATTCTGGCAGAAGGCAAAGTGATCACACCGGGTTTTATTGATCCGCATTCTCATTCTGATTTATCTGTTTTATTTCAGCCGTCGATGACGAATTATCTGATGCAGGGCGTGACGACCGTGGTGGGAGGCAACTGCGGACATTCGTATGGTCCGGTGGGGGATGAGCTGTACCGCAGCGCGATTATTGATCCTAAGGTGGCTTTTCAGGCAGAACCTTCCTATTTTACAATGACAGCGCTGCTTTTGCCGAAGGAAAAAGCAGTGAAGGCCTTAAAAGAACAATACGGCATTGAGATGGACTGGCATTCATTCAAAGAGTATCTGGATAAATGTGATCAGCAGCCGCTGGACGGCAATATTGCTTCCCTGGCAGGTTACAGTGCGATTCGCGGAACGGTAATGGGTATGGACTGCTGCCGGGAAGCCACGGAAGAAGAAATCGTAAAAATGGAAGAATTAACTCGTCAATGTTTGGAAGACGGAGCTTTCGGCTTGTCAACAGGAACGGATCCGCAATATGTCCCAGGACCGTTTGCGACATTTGATGAAACGGTCAGAATGCTGAAAATAGTCAAGGAATATGACGGGATATTTGCTTCGCACACCCGCAACACTGACAGTGAGGGCAAACCTGACCGCATGGGAGGTTATGAGGATATGCTGAAACAGGCCATGGCTGCCGGCGTGCGCGCCAATGTTTCGCATGTGCATACGCTGGGCATGGGTGTTGATGAAAAGACAAATGCAGAAGCGGCGCGGAAAACACTGGCTTATTTTGAAGAAATGGAAAAGCAGGGCTGTGACCTCAGCTATGATGTGATTCCTTCTCCTTACAGCATGGATATGACTGTACCCTATTTTGCGACATTTCTGCGTCCGTTTGTCTTAATGAGCGGCAGCCGTCAGCATCTGGCAGAAAATTTCAAAGTTCCGGATTTCCGCAAAATGATCCACACCGTGGTGGAAGCCGGTCTTTATCCGTTTTTGGATCATCGGAATCTGATGAGCAGTATATACCCGATCCTGACGATTTCTCGGCATGAAAACGCTGCGCATATTGGTAAAAATCTTTATGCCTATGCCGAAGAACGTAAGCAGAATCCGCTGGATCTGGTGATGGATTTGTTTGCGGAAGACTGCGATATGGGCGCGGAGATGGCGATGCCGGGAGCTGTCGAATCCAATGATATCCTGTGCATGCACCGTCTTGCGATGCCTTGCTCAGATGGCTTTACCGGAGATAAAACCATGAATTTTGGTTTAAATGAAGATATTCAGATGACCCCGAATCCGATGAATTTCAGCTTTATCATCCGGTATTTGACACGCTATCAAAAGCAGCTGCCGCTGGAAGAACTGATTCACAGAATCACCCAGAAACCAGCCGAACGCTTTGGAATTGAAAAGCGGGGCGTGCTTGAAACTGGCGCTTATGCGGATATCGTGATTCTGGATCGGGAACAGCTGCACAGCTATGATCGGGATACAGACGTCTTTCAATACCCGGAAGGCATTGATTATGTCCTGGTGAATGGCGTTGTGACGATTGATCATAAGCACCATACGCAGGCGGCGGCTGGACGGATGTTAAGGAAAAACCGACAATAA
- a CDS encoding sugar isomerase domain-containing protein translates to MILDDYQKRVDQLFEQIKTTQRENIITAGKMIAETIDAGGNIYLSGICHSIEMDLFNRGGGPAFYRTFHYKLDVQSDARERDRSDLDTDMEGLGAYILKASTIRPGDILFVGSVSGRTKGVVDLAWEAKKMGIKVIAMSSMSYAQTVDAVHSSGKKLYEFVDLTLDNCAPAAEAMLEVDGIEANFAAASGIASSYILWSVTAVVLEEMQKSGKTPLLLKSANFPGGTEYNNAEVYPHYKEFGW, encoded by the coding sequence ATGATATTGGACGATTATCAGAAGCGTGTCGATCAACTGTTTGAACAAATCAAAACAACACAGCGGGAAAACATCATCACAGCGGGCAAAATGATTGCGGAAACCATTGACGCCGGCGGCAATATCTATCTCAGCGGCATTTGTCATTCCATCGAAATGGATCTGTTTAACCGCGGCGGCGGACCGGCTTTTTACCGGACATTTCATTATAAATTAGATGTTCAGTCGGATGCCCGTGAACGTGACCGCAGCGATCTGGACACGGATATGGAAGGTTTGGGCGCGTATATCTTAAAAGCCTCCACGATCCGTCCGGGTGATATTTTATTTGTCGGTTCGGTTTCCGGCCGGACAAAAGGGGTTGTGGATCTAGCTTGGGAAGCCAAGAAGATGGGCATCAAGGTGATTGCAATGAGCTCCATGAGTTATGCTCAAACGGTTGATGCGGTTCATTCTTCAGGAAAGAAACTGTATGAATTTGTCGATCTGACATTGGATAACTGCGCCCCGGCAGCAGAAGCCATGTTGGAAGTGGATGGCATCGAAGCGAATTTTGCCGCAGCCAGCGGTATTGCGAGTTCTTATATTCTCTGGTCTGTCACGGCTGTAGTATTGGAAGAAATGCAAAAAAGCGGGAAAACACCGCTGTTGTTAAAGAGTGCTAATTTCCCAGGCGGAACCGAGTACAACAACGCCGAAGTTTATCCACACTATAAGGAATTCGGCTGGTAA
- a CDS encoding FAD-dependent oxidoreductase codes for MNNFKKMLLTMSAGLLILGGCTPKPQQNTSAALMKAGTYTAKASGYAGDLEVTVTVDEEKILSVEIGDNHETPSVGGMAIEQLPKQIVDAQSLAVDGISGATYTSNAIFNSVKDCLTQAGADLAQFEKAQTAKTGEEINLPADVVIIGAGAAGLSAALRLNELGQESILVLEKMAYTGGASATCGGGFLASGSKYQAEAGIEDSPELMVEELLKKGHNLNDIELTRLHAENSAAAIDWLIDDIGAQFNIPQPSEKGIARDFTAVGGGAGLMQTLHDAALNRGIEIQLNTQATALIYENGKVTGVEAKDDQGNHYTIPAKAVLLATGGYGNNQQLIQSADAGRVIYYGPVSSNGEGLEMAQKIGAKVTNLQYLGVKPNGLEISAGVGKYTQPANNAMWKASAGILVNDAGQRLINETSSEQDLVEIYKQQNDWAMYTVMDQAAYDVFYATAIDKHLFSEAEAASWISEKGTGTTIFVQGETLADAAQQAGIDADQLTETLNAYNQGYQTGNDEFGRTLTAEFKMDGPIYIVKQNLRFATSLGGLDINPDCQVLTEKDEAIEGLYAAGEVVGNVQGDASSAYLSWSATSGKIAAESIDALLK; via the coding sequence ATGAACAACTTTAAAAAAATGCTTTTAACGATGTCAGCAGGACTGCTGATCCTGGGCGGCTGCACGCCCAAACCTCAGCAAAATACATCCGCGGCGCTGATGAAAGCCGGAACCTACACCGCAAAAGCCAGCGGTTATGCCGGTGATCTGGAAGTGACTGTCACGGTGGATGAAGAGAAGATCCTTTCCGTAGAGATTGGAGACAATCACGAAACACCGAGTGTGGGCGGGATGGCGATTGAACAGCTGCCCAAGCAGATTGTCGATGCCCAAAGCTTAGCCGTAGATGGCATCAGCGGAGCCACGTATACATCCAACGCCATTTTTAATTCTGTTAAAGACTGTCTGACTCAAGCCGGCGCAGATCTTGCTCAGTTTGAAAAAGCGCAGACCGCGAAGACCGGAGAAGAAATTAACCTGCCGGCAGACGTAGTCATCATCGGAGCCGGGGCAGCGGGATTAAGCGCAGCTCTGCGGTTAAATGAACTGGGACAGGAAAGTATTCTCGTTCTGGAAAAGATGGCTTATACCGGTGGTGCTTCTGCCACCTGCGGCGGCGGTTTTTTAGCGTCTGGATCAAAATACCAAGCCGAAGCAGGCATCGAAGATTCACCAGAACTGATGGTTGAAGAACTGCTGAAAAAAGGCCACAATCTCAATGATATTGAACTGACACGGCTGCATGCTGAAAATTCCGCAGCCGCGATCGACTGGCTGATCGATGACATCGGTGCCCAGTTTAATATCCCGCAGCCAAGTGAAAAAGGAATTGCCCGGGATTTCACTGCCGTTGGCGGCGGTGCAGGCCTGATGCAGACCTTGCACGATGCTGCCCTGAACCGCGGAATTGAGATCCAGCTCAACACACAGGCCACGGCTCTGATCTATGAAAACGGAAAAGTTACCGGCGTAGAAGCGAAGGATGATCAGGGAAATCATTACACCATTCCGGCCAAAGCGGTGCTGTTAGCCACTGGGGGCTATGGCAACAATCAACAGCTGATACAAAGCGCAGATGCCGGACGGGTTATCTATTACGGTCCGGTGTCCTCGAACGGTGAAGGCTTGGAAATGGCACAGAAAATCGGCGCAAAGGTTACAAACCTTCAATATTTAGGCGTTAAGCCCAATGGCTTGGAAATCAGTGCCGGAGTAGGAAAATACACTCAGCCGGCAAACAATGCGATGTGGAAAGCTTCAGCCGGAATTCTGGTTAACGATGCAGGGCAGCGCCTGATTAATGAAACCAGCAGCGAACAGGATCTGGTGGAAATTTATAAGCAGCAGAATGACTGGGCTATGTATACCGTGATGGATCAGGCTGCTTATGACGTTTTCTATGCTACCGCCATCGACAAGCACCTGTTTTCGGAGGCTGAAGCTGCATCGTGGATCAGCGAAAAAGGGACTGGGACCACTATCTTTGTTCAGGGTGAAACCCTTGCCGATGCCGCACAGCAGGCCGGGATTGACGCCGATCAGCTGACCGAGACGCTAAACGCCTACAATCAGGGTTATCAAACCGGAAATGATGAATTTGGACGGACACTGACTGCCGAATTCAAGATGGACGGTCCGATTTACATCGTCAAACAGAACCTGCGCTTTGCGACCAGTCTGGGCGGTCTGGATATCAATCCTGACTGTCAGGTTCTAACGGAGAAAGACGAAGCAATTGAAGGCCTGTATGCCGCCGGCGAAGTCGTCGGCAACGTCCAGGGCGATGCATCCAGCGCTTATCTAAGCTGGAGCGCCACTTCGGGAAAAATTGCGGCCGAAAGCATCGATGCTCTGCTGAAATAA